Proteins encoded by one window of Blautia luti:
- a CDS encoding AraC family transcriptional regulator yields MDQELFNPQSSSVSSSRIIYTPSTFARTSLLHLQEVGSLQAVHPHVSQREDLVSFLCFIVLSGEGELSYEEQTYQLGKGDCVFIDCRKAYSHSTSDNLWSLQWCHFYAPSLPAVYEKYKERGGRPVFHPDDIASFTSLLSDLYNLASSSDYIRDMRINEKLGTLLTLLMEQSWHPESVTVSRKRMELAAVKEYLDEHYTEKIMLEELAEKFFINKFYLSKIFKETYGTTVNNYLISKRITRAKQLLRFTDMTVDEVGVAVGMGDANYFSRMFRKVEGISPREYRKQW; encoded by the coding sequence ATGGATCAAGAACTATTCAATCCACAGTCTTCTTCCGTAAGTTCCTCCCGAATCATTTACACCCCATCAACCTTTGCAAGAACATCCTTGCTCCATCTGCAGGAGGTTGGCTCTTTGCAGGCTGTTCACCCACATGTATCCCAGAGAGAGGATTTGGTGTCGTTTCTTTGCTTTATTGTTTTGTCTGGCGAGGGAGAACTTTCCTACGAGGAGCAGACTTATCAGCTAGGCAAGGGAGACTGCGTGTTCATTGATTGTCGGAAAGCATATAGCCATTCGACTTCTGACAATCTCTGGTCTCTCCAATGGTGCCATTTCTATGCACCGTCCCTTCCGGCTGTATATGAGAAGTACAAAGAGCGAGGCGGTCGGCCTGTGTTCCATCCGGATGACATAGCTTCGTTTACCAGTCTGCTCAGTGACCTCTACAATCTGGCATCATCTTCCGATTATATCCGGGATATGCGAATTAATGAGAAACTGGGGACTTTACTCACTTTACTGATGGAACAGTCCTGGCATCCAGAGAGCGTGACGGTGAGCCGGAAGAGAATGGAACTGGCAGCCGTGAAGGAGTATCTGGACGAACATTATACGGAGAAAATTATGCTGGAAGAGTTGGCAGAAAAGTTCTTTATTAACAAGTTTTATCTGTCCAAAATCTTCAAAGAGACTTACGGAACAACAGTCAATAACTATCTGATCTCAAAGCGGATCACCAGAGCCAAGCAGCTGCTTCGCTTCACAGATATGACTGTGGATGAAGTTGGTGTTGCGGTCGGTATGGGAGATGCAAACTATTTTAGTCGGATGTTCCGAAAAGTAGAGGGAATCAGTCCAAGAGAATATCGGAAACAGTGGTGA